One Hordeum vulgare subsp. vulgare chromosome 4H, MorexV3_pseudomolecules_assembly, whole genome shotgun sequence DNA window includes the following coding sequences:
- the LOC123450900 gene encoding uncharacterized protein LOC123450900, whose translation MEDLPTIGMKSFTVSNDDIDSSRRGVVEDPPLPIASGLLKFDFVLMFLTPDKLGSWAFADSVLHRLAPLWIGARGLQFTWEYIFQGLEANANLVMTLSLAALGSLMWLRKNKPRTLIPIIYACALLLATMPSITRLSHYHAAVTLKGNNYHAPTYVDILISFF comes from the exons ATGGAGGATCTACCAACTATTGGAATGAAGAGCTTTACTGTCAGTAACGATGATATAGATTCTTCCCGGAGGGGCGTCGTGGAGGATCCACCATTGCCGATTGCGTCAGGGTTACTGAAGTTTGATTTCGTGCTCATG TTTCTTACTCCGGATAAATTAGGAA GTTGGGCTTTTGCTGATTCAGTTCTGCACCGGCTGGCACCTCTCTGGATTGGGGCACGAGGGCTTCAATTTACTTGGGAGTACATATTCCAAGGACTTGAAGCAAATGCCAATCTT GTGATGACCCTCTCCCTTGCTGCCTTAGGATCCTTGATgtggctgaggaagaacaaacctaGGACTTTAATTCCAATAATTTATGCATGTGCTTTGCTTCTGGCAACAATGCCATCTATCACCAGGTTATCCCACTATCACGCTGCAGTAACCCTCAAAGGGAATAATTATCATGCTCCAACATATGT